The Thermococcus henrietii genome segment GACAGCGACGCGAACGTCGTTTACGCGGCCGTTAAGCTACGGGATGAGCTCGAGAAGAAGGGGGAATTCGACGAGGTTGAGGTCGCGATAATAACCGGCCACCCGAAGGTGGGGTTAAAGAGCGATATGGAGCTCGCGAGACAGCTTGAGGAGGTTCTCAAGGTCTTTCCGGCTGATGGAGTTATCCCCGTTACCGATGGGGCCGAGGACGAGCAGATTTTCCCAATTATCACCTCGAAGGTCCCAATCATAACCTCCCACCGCGTCGTAGTCAAGCAGAGCCCTGGGATAGAAACAACCTGGTACATCATCGTCAAGTACATGAAGGAAATCCTGAGCGACCCTGAGGTCGCGCGCGTCGTCTTCGGAATCCCCGGCTTGATGGCGCTGTCGTATGGAATAGCCAAGCTCGTGGGTGTGTGGTATCCCGAGAGCGAGAAGATAGTCTCAACCGTCATCTGGGGGACCATCCTGCTCATAATCGGCGGGATATTCTTTACAAAGGGCTTTAACTTCAGCCTCGGACGGTTTCTTGCGTCCATACGAAGAGCCGTCGTCGAGCAGTTCATAGTTGTTCTGTCCATCATCGCTGGAATCCTTGTCATAGCGAGCGGTGCGATAAACGCTTACCTCAACTTGGAGAGTTATTCGCTCAAGCTAATCGGTAGCTACCCGGGAACGTCACTCTTGGCGACCCTGATTTATCTCAACGCCCTGGCGGGCTCGATTGCCTTGGGCATAGCGGTCATGATGGCTGGGAGGGTTATACAAGCTTACCTCAAGAAGGACCACCACATCTGGTACTACACGTCTGCCCTTCTCATGACGCCTGCCCTCTGGGTTACTATTGACCTCACCACCCGCTACGCCCTCGCGATACTGACGATTTCTGACATAGACGTCTTTCAGAAACTGCTCTTCGCGATTGCCGACGTTGCGCTTGCCGTTGTGGTTGGTGTTTACCTCCGTGGAAAAGTTAAGGGATGGATGAAGGTTGAGACTGGAGGAAGCGATACGGGAGTACGAGCTGAGGCGTGAGGAAGGCCTGAAAAAGGCCGAAAAGCTCAGAAAGAAGTACAATAAGTGGCTTGGTAAGAAGAAAAAGGAACTTCTCAAGGCCGTTGGGAAGCTGGAAAAGGCCAAGCCCCCCAAGAACGTGGACGAGAGGCTCCTCCAGATAGTTGAGGCAGACAGGAGGAACTACGTAAGTGCGATGAGGCACGCCGTTGAGGGAATTCAGACCATCGATGACCTCGGAAAGCGTCTTCCGGACCTCGCAAAGGTTCACGTTGACTACGGAAAGCACGTCATGATTCTCTTCGAGAAAGAGGTCTACGCAGTCAATTCCCTTCTCAAGGAGCTCAGCGAGGGCTACACAGAGTTCAGGGAAGAGGTCGAAAAAAGCGTCCCGCCCGAGATTGATGTCGTGGAGAAGCTTGAGGAGCTTAGAAAGGCTCAGCATGAATTCCAGGCCAAGAGGGATGCACTTTCAAAGCTTGCCCGCGAGCTCGAGGAGGAAAGGAAAAAACTCGAGTCCCTCCTTTCATCGGAGGAGTTCGCGAAGGTTGAGGAGGAAATTCGTGAAGTTTCTTCTAAGATTCGTTCAATCGAGCTTGAACTCCGTTCGAAGGTCTCAAAGCTCCAGAAACCGCTGAAGAGGATGCGTCTCGGCGGAATAGCCGATGAGGTTGCCCGGGACAGCGGGGTTGCCATTGAGAGGTCCGATGAGTTTCTCTCACTCCTCCTCAAGGTCTATCCAAGGTTGGATGGAAAGGCAAAGAAGGCCGCGGAGTGGTTGATGGAAAACCTCGACGATAAGCTGTCCGAGCTGAGTGAACTTCGTAGGGAGCTGGAAGGGCTTGAGGCACAGCGGGAAGAGCTCCTGAGAAGCGTTAAACCCGTTCAGGATGAACTCCTTGCCATAGAACGGGAGCTGTCCCTGCTGGCGGATGACGTTAAGAAACTCGAGAGAAAACTTCTGAGAATCGAGGCCGAGCTCAAGGAGGAGTTGAAGAAGCTGGAGGACTACCGTGGGGAGAAGGTGGAGGTAAGTTTTTAAGTTAGGCTTCCCTAATCAAACCGGTGGGAGAGATGTTCAAAGTAGACAGGTTACGCTTCGGAACCGCTGGAATACCGCTCTCAACGCCGAAGCGCTCAACGATAGACGGCATAATCCACGTGATGAACCTCGGGTTAGATGCGATGGAGCTGGAGTTCGTCAGGGGGGTCAACCTCAAGCCGGAACTCGCGAAGAAAATCAAGTACGTCGCCAAAAAGCACGACGTCCTGCTCACGGCGCACGCTCCCTACTACATCAACCTCAACGCGAGCGAGAAGGCAAAGGTTGAGGCAAGCAAAAGGAGGATAATCCAGAGCGCCGAGAGGCTTTACGACGCCGGCGGCTGGAGCGTCGTCTTTCACGCGGGCTACTACCTCAAGCAGGACCCGGCGAAGGTCTACAACCGAATCAGGGATGCGCTGAAGGAGATTGAGAGGGAACTCCTGGACAGGGGCGTCAAGGTCTGGCTCAGGCCCGAGCTGACCGGAAAGCCGACCCAGTTCGGTGACCTGAAGGAGATAGTGAAGCTCAGCGAGGAGCTCGAGACGGTTCTCCCGACGATAGACTTCGCGCACGCTCACGCGAGGAACAGGGGCAAATGCAACTCCGCCGAGGAGTGGCGCGAGATGCTGGCCTTTATCGAAGACAGGCTTGGCAGAGAGGCTTTGGACAACATGCACATCCACATGAGCGGTATCGAGTACACTGAGAAGGGGGAGAAAAGGCACCTCCCGCTCCAGGAGAGCGATATGAGGTGGGAGGACCTGCTCAGGGTTCTAAAGGAGTTCCGCGTCAAGGGCGTCGTCATAAGCGAGAGCCCCAACATCGAGGAGGACGCGCTCCTGATGAAGAAGAAGTACGAGGAGATAAAGGATTAATAGGCCTCGGCGAGGCTTGGCTGGTCGTACCATCTGTGTTCATCCACATCCACGTGCAAATCGAGTGGCTCTAGGGGTTTAACTTCGTAGCCCCTCTTCTTACCCCATTTCTCTATCTGCCTGAGGACGGCTCTCACGCCAAGGCGTGCAAGGGGGTAGAAGGGAATCAGGAAAGGATTTCCGCGGAGCAACTGTGGCAGTCCCCTAACGACTTCCTTTCCGAGGTGCTTCCATGCATAATAGAGGTGCAGGAACTGGCCGTAGGTTATCATGTCCTCGATGCGGTAGAATTCCTGGTCCTTTAAGAGCCCCATTGGCACGAAGGCGAGGGGCGTAACAGTGAAATGGGCCCCGTTGCCGAGTTTGTTCTCGAGCTCCCTCTCCATCGTGATTATTAACCTGGCGGTTTCTATTTCATACTCGTCGGTGTCGCCGGGCAGGCCGAGTATCGTGGTGTACGCCGGGAACCAGTAGTTCTTGTTGAATACGTAAGTTCCGTTGAGCAGAACCCACGGCCACTCCTCCGGCGAGAACGGCTTCATCTTGTTGTTCATGTACTTTCCAATGAGCTCCGGCGCCGCGGTCTCGAAACCTACCTGTATTCCAATCCAGTGGTTTGGGCCGGCGTCAACGATACCCGAGATAACCTCTATCATGCCGGGTGCAGCCAACGCAGCCGCCACCGTTCCGTGGGTGGGGTTCACGTTCCCCGTGTACTTCCTGGCGGTCTCAAAGAGCTCAACGACTGCATCGACGTTGGGGTAGAAGGTTTTCCTGTCCTCGACCCTGTAGAGGAAAATATCCTCACTATGGAGCCATGCGTGGTCTATCCCTGCCCTGACGTTGAGCTTTATTTCCTCCTCGATTCTCTCAAGCGGCATAAAGCGGGCGACCCTCAGGTTTGGCTCGCAAAAGCGGCAGCCCCTTCCACAGCCCCGCATGACCTCAACGAGCCCCTTATAGGAGGGGGCGACTATCGTTGGAATCTGCTCAACCCTCGGCCATCCCTTAACCATCACGGTCTCGTCAGCCGTTCCAGATTCTATCTCCCGGAAGAGCTCTCCGGCGATGTGGTCAACCTCTCCGATGACAACGTGGTCTATTCCGAGCCTCTCGCGCTCTTCCCTCCTGAACTCCAGCTGCCACGCGCCCGGGCCCCCGACGACGAGCTTGAAATCGAGGTCCCTCCTTTCCCTGACCGCGTTTATCCTCTCCACGAGCTCCCTGAACTTGACGCTGGTGTAGTTCTTCCACTGTCCCCCGTTGGTGAACATCATGCTCACTGGACCGAGACCAAGGGGGTCCATCTCGTAGAGCGCCACTACGGTGGTATCTTCTCCTATGAACTTCTCGACCTTCCGCGGGTGGGCAACTACGACCTCGTTCCGTTTAAACCCGTCCCGAAGGAGCGCCGCCTCAACCTTCCTGAGGCCGTAGGGGGCCTGCGTTAGAACGCCGTCCCTGTCAGGGAGCTGGGAGTCCATCACTCTGAAGACACATTTGGGGAGTTTGTCGTAGGGAGCACAGCCCAGAAAGTCGAGCAGTGGGACGTCGTGGTATGTGCTCGTCAGAGTCTCGTCGGCCGTTAACACTATCCGCGTCAAGTTCATCACCCCCGATTATGAAGAAAAAATTGCATATTTAAGAATTTCTATCTTCCATTACAAGTCAAGTGTTAATTTTGAATGTTCCATATTTTAACTACAAAACAAAGTATTTCTCACGTGGAATATGAATAGAGAAACCAAGCAGACCGTACACAACGTTTCTGCGCTTTTGAACTGGGAGCGGTTTTGAGCGAAATTATGGTAATAAAAATACAACATATTGTGCCGTTATATCGAGTCTTATCTATTTCGATGTTGCCAACTATTAGATATAACAACTTGATATAGATAGATGAAATACTCTTTATATTTATGTTAAATTACCTTATTTTACAAAAAATTTAAATATGTTGACATTGCATAAATTAATGCCCTCCCCCCGGAGGGCAAGGGCGTACCGTACGGAGGGTGTGGCATGAGAGTGTCCGGAGTGCTCGGCCTCCTCTTGATGGGAGGCCTCCTCTTTGGTGGACTCGGGGCCTACCATTGGGTCATGGCGGCGAGCGCGACAAAAACCTCCTGCTGGACGCCGTGGGATGATGACGTGGATGAGAAGAGCTGGAGCGCCACTACCTTTGTCTGGGCAGGTGTTCAGGCGAAAGTCCTCGTCTGCAACGGCCACTTCATACAGATAATCCCCGACCCCAACCACAAACCCCCATCACCCAACTTCGTGACAGAAGCACAAGGAGTGCGAGTACTTGAGAAGAATACGTACGTAAAAGGTGATCTAAGCGAAGCTGGAGCATGGGTCACCTACATTGACCCCACGACTGGAAAGAGATCCCAGGTCTACGCAAAAATACCACACATCTGGCCCAAAGCTGGAGGGTGAACCTGTGAAGACCAGAGCCCTTTCTTTTCTCTTCATTTTTCTCCTCCTGTCCTCTACAGTTAGTGCTTTCACCCCGCCATCCTGGTTCAAGAACGGAACGTACGTGACTTACGCAATACTGCCTGGAAGAGGAAGGTACAAGGGATACCCTAATATCATTTTTTATCTCCCTGG includes the following:
- a CDS encoding DUF373 family protein; the encoded protein is MRVLVLAIDRDDDFGKKAGVKGPVIGREACIDAALKLSLADPEDSDANVVYAAVKLRDELEKKGEFDEVEVAIITGHPKVGLKSDMELARQLEEVLKVFPADGVIPVTDGAEDEQIFPIITSKVPIITSHRVVVKQSPGIETTWYIIVKYMKEILSDPEVARVVFGIPGLMALSYGIAKLVGVWYPESEKIVSTVIWGTILLIIGGIFFTKGFNFSLGRFLASIRRAVVEQFIVVLSIIAGILVIASGAINAYLNLESYSLKLIGSYPGTSLLATLIYLNALAGSIALGIAVMMAGRVIQAYLKKDHHIWYYTSALLMTPALWVTIDLTTRYALAILTISDIDVFQKLLFAIADVALAVVVGVYLRGKVKGWMKVETGGSDTGVRAEA
- a CDS encoding deoxyribonuclease IV — its product is MFKVDRLRFGTAGIPLSTPKRSTIDGIIHVMNLGLDAMELEFVRGVNLKPELAKKIKYVAKKHDVLLTAHAPYYINLNASEKAKVEASKRRIIQSAERLYDAGGWSVVFHAGYYLKQDPAKVYNRIRDALKEIERELLDRGVKVWLRPELTGKPTQFGDLKEIVKLSEELETVLPTIDFAHAHARNRGKCNSAEEWREMLAFIEDRLGREALDNMHIHMSGIEYTEKGEKRHLPLQESDMRWEDLLRVLKEFRVKGVVISESPNIEEDALLMKKKYEEIKD
- a CDS encoding B12-binding domain-containing radical SAM protein is translated as MNLTRIVLTADETLTSTYHDVPLLDFLGCAPYDKLPKCVFRVMDSQLPDRDGVLTQAPYGLRKVEAALLRDGFKRNEVVVAHPRKVEKFIGEDTTVVALYEMDPLGLGPVSMMFTNGGQWKNYTSVKFRELVERINAVRERRDLDFKLVVGGPGAWQLEFRREERERLGIDHVVIGEVDHIAGELFREIESGTADETVMVKGWPRVEQIPTIVAPSYKGLVEVMRGCGRGCRFCEPNLRVARFMPLERIEEEIKLNVRAGIDHAWLHSEDIFLYRVEDRKTFYPNVDAVVELFETARKYTGNVNPTHGTVAAALAAPGMIEVISGIVDAGPNHWIGIQVGFETAAPELIGKYMNNKMKPFSPEEWPWVLLNGTYVFNKNYWFPAYTTILGLPGDTDEYEIETARLIITMERELENKLGNGAHFTVTPLAFVPMGLLKDQEFYRIEDMITYGQFLHLYYAWKHLGKEVVRGLPQLLRGNPFLIPFYPLARLGVRAVLRQIEKWGKKRGYEVKPLEPLDLHVDVDEHRWYDQPSLAEAY